Genomic segment of Ralstonia pickettii:
CTTCATTCAAAGCGCAATGGACCAACCTGCTGCTAGCGGTGGGCGTGGTGGCGCAGTCGACGGTGTCGGTCTATGTGCTGCAGCTCTACATGCCCACGTACGCCGTCAAGCAACTGCACCTGCCGGCGGCGCAGTCATTTGCGGTGGTCGTGCTCAATGGCGGGCTCCAGTTCCTGCTCTCGCCGGTGATGGGTGCTCTGTCGGATCGCATTGGCCGCATCCGCATCATGCTTACCACATCGGCGCTGATGATCCTGCTGATCTACCCGATGTTTGCACTGTTGCGCGCGTATCCGACCATCGGTGCACTGCTTGCGCTACAAGCCGTGTCGGGCATCTTCAAAGCAGCGTATTCGGGCCCGATGCCGGCGTTGATGTCGGAGATTTTTCCTACGCGCGTGCGCTCGACCGGCCTGTCGCTCGGCTACAGCCTGGGCGTAACGCTGTTCGGTGGATTCGCGCCGTTCATCGTCACGTGGTTGATCCACACCACGGGCGATACGCTGGCGCCGAGCTACTACGTGCTGACAGCAGCCGCGGTGAGCGCCGTCTCGCTGACGATCATCGCGCTGCGTCGTCGCAGGCAAGTGCACGCTGGCTGAGCATTTACACTTTCTTTACGGAGCGTCACACCCCTTTTTCACGCTTTTTACGAGCGAATCGATACGGTGTCGTCATGTTCAACGACATGGCGACGCGGGCCGTCGCCACCTTCCATCATGGCGCGATCGATGCTCCTGTCTTCGCTGGTTCCGCAATTGTTGCCGCCTTCTCCGGCGGCGGTACCTCGCCAGGTTGCTCTGCCGGCACAACAGCACGTGTGTCTGCGCGTGACCGTGCCCGGTGACACACCGCATGCGGTTCGGCGGCAGATGCACGCATTGCTTGGCGACGCGCTCGGGCTGTACATCGTGCGGCATGACGCGCGCCGCAAAGCGGTCACCGTGGATCTCGAACTGGCTCACGCAGATGTGGATGCGGTAATCGGCGCGCTGCTGCATGGCTTGCCGCGCGCCACGCTGGGCCGCATTACGCCGCTGCGCACGTCGCACAGGCGCGCGCATGCTGTGCTGCATTGAGGCGTGCCATGTTCTCAGGAATCTGGATTCCGCTGGTCACGCCGTTCCATCATGGACAGGTCGACACCGCCGCACTGCGGCAACTGGTACGCCATTACGAGGGCGCCGGTGTGTCGGGCTTCGTGGCGCTGGGCACGACCGGTGAAGCCGCGCTGCTCTCTCAGATCGAGCGCTACACCGTTTTGGAAACCATCGCGGACGCTTGCGGCGAGCGCACGCCGTTTCTGATCGGCGTCGGCGCGACGGACACACGCGACGTATGCGCGCAGATCCGCCACTACGAGCGATGGAACAGCGCCGGCTACCTCGTGCCCCCGCCGTATTACGTCTGCCCTTCGCAAGCGGGATTGCACTGGCACTACGCACACGTGGCGGCCAGCACGGCCCGCCCCGTGATGCTCTACAACGTGCCCAAGCGCACAGGCGTCTCGATCGCGCCCGATACCGCGCTGGCGCTGGCTGAACAGCCCAACATCATCGCCATCAAGGAATGTGTGGCTGGGCATTTCGGCGCGCTGCAGGATGGGCCGCTGGATGTGCTGAGCGGCGATGACAGCGCGCTGCTCGATTGCCTCGCACATGGCGGCACGGGAGGCATCCTGGCCGGTGCGCATCTGCGGCCGGAATTGTTCGTGGCGCTGGTCGCACACCATCGCGCCGGCCGCATCGACGAGGCCAAACGGCTGGCTGACGCACTGGCACCGCTGGCTGCGCTGCTGTTCGCAGAACCGAACCCGGCGCCGGTCAAGGCATTGTTGTCAGCGGAAGGACGCATCGGCCCTGACACGCGCGCGCCGATTCTGCCGGTGTCGGAGTCGCTGCACCGCCGCCTGCTGGCAGCGATGCGCGCGTTGGAAGATGTCGAAGCGGATTGCCGGTTACGACTGGCCTAGCTGCAGGGGGGACGGATCAGGCGCCCTTGTACCAGGCTGCGTTGAACGGCGCGCTATGGTGCATGTAGCGCGTGCTGCGGTGACGACGGCGGGGGCTGGCCGGGGCGGGCGCCTCGTTTTCCTCCACCGTCTCGCGTTCGGCCACGGTGCGGGCGCGGGGCTGCTGCACTTGCGAGTAGACGCGTTGCTCCATCCGGTCGCGCGCGGCCGCAACCCGATCGGGTGATGCAGGTGGCGTGGCTGCTTCCGTGGGCGCGGGCGCCGCAGTCGACGCCGGCGCAGCGGCGTTGGCGGTACCGGTAGCCATGGCCACGCTCATCGCATCGCCGGCCTGCTCGGCCGTCGGTGTGTGGCTGGCGAGGCTCTTCACCCAGGGCGCGTGGTACATCCCCACGTAAATCGCACCCGTCACGGCAATCAACGCAGCGGCCACGCTGCTGAATGCGCCGCCTAACACGACACCCGACACGCGTTCCCACCACGGCTTGGGCCCGGCTGCAGCCTGTTCCACGTCCGACGCCTCAGTCGGATCAACATGGGTAGCGGCCAGATGCGACGGCTCCGTGGCGACGGGGGGTTGAGCAGTGATCGAAGCGGGCAAGCGCATGGTGAGAACTCGACATCATGGAGCGGCAGCGTCATCTTCTGCCGATCGTTATTCGGGAACCGCCGCATGTCATATGTGTGACAGCCGGACGGGGGATGAGCAGCCTTGGTTAGCAAGTTTCTTGCCGGCTTTGGTGCAGCGCCGCAAATTCCCGCAAGCCCTTGCCGATCCTTGCATCTGTGCTGCACGCAGACGATTCGGCAGCGCGGCGGCATGCCCGTATGTACGCACAGCAGGTAGACTTTGCAAAGTTTACCGGGTGTGACATCCGGCTTGACCCTGCCTACTCGCCTCACCGGCCTTAAGGAGAACATCGTGCGTTGGGATGACATGCGCGAAAGCGACAACGTGGAGGATGAGCGCGCATCCTCGGGCGGCGGCTTTGGCGGCGGCGGCATGCGGCTGGGCATCGGCGGCATCGCAATCGTCGCCGTGGTGGGCTTGCTGATGGGCAAGAACCCGCTGGAGATCCTCGGCATGGTGATGCAGGTTTCGCAGAATGCACCGACGCAATCCGCGCCGCACAGCCCAGCCCGGCCGACCGGGGAAACCGACAACGATCGCAGCAAGCAATTGGTTTCGCACGTGCTCGGCGACACCGAAGACACGTGGACGCAGCTGTTCAAGCAAGCCGGCCGCGCGTATCAGCCGCCCAAGCTGGTGCTGTTCCGCCAGGGCATCCGCTCGGGCTGCGGCGACGCCACCTCGGCCGTCGGACCGTTCTATTGCCCGGCTGACACGAAGGTCTACCTCGACCTGGGCTTTTTCGACGAACTGCGCCGCAAGTTCGGCGCGCCCGGCGACTTTGCCGCCGCGTACGTCGTCGCGCACGAGGTGGGCCACCATGTGCAGAATCTGTTGGGCGTGTCAGAGAAGGTCAGCCGTGCGCAGGCCGGCAAATCGCAGGCCGGGGCGAACGCGCTGTCGGTCAGGCTGGAGCTGCAGGCCGATTGCCTGGCCGGCGTGTGGGGCCACTTTGCGCAGCAACGCGGTCTGCTCGAGCGCGGCGACCTGGAGCAGGCGCTGACCGCAGCGCACGCCATCGGCGACGACACGCTACAGCGCAACGCCGGCCGCAGCGTCACGCCCGACGCCTTCACGCACGGCACGTCCGAGCAGCGCATGCACTGGTTCCGCCAGGGCTTCGACGGCGGCGATATTCGCCAGTGCGACACCTTCCGCGCCGGGGCCGACGCCTGATCGCCCAGTCAGCGCCCGCCCGCGCAATCCAGCAGCGCGCCGGTCACGTAAGACGCCCCATCGGAGAGCAGCCAGACAATGGTCTCGGCCACTTCCTGCGGCGTGCCGGGGCGGCCGATCGGCGTGGCGCTGCCCAGGCGCTGAGCGCGATCGGGCTGGCCGCCTGAGGCGTGGATATCGGTCTCGATCAAACCAGGACGGACCGCGTTGACGCGCACGCCATCGCGCCCGAGTTCACGCGCCAATCCCAGCGTCATGGTGTCGACGGCGCCCTTGGAGGCGGCGTAGTCGACATATTCGTGCGGCGATCCCAGCCGCGACGCTGCCGACGACACGTTCACCACTGAACCGCCCACGCCGCCGCGCGACGTCGACAGGCGTCGCGCCGCCTCGCGCGCCACCAGAAAGGCGCCCAGCACGTTGGTCTCGAACATCGTGCGCAGCCGGTGGGTTGTCATGTCGGCCACGTCCTGGGCCTCGGCGACGATGCCGGCGTTGTTGACCACGCCGTGCAGCGCGCCAAAGCGTCCGGCCGCCGCTTCGAACAGGGCAATCACATCCTCGTCGCTCGACACATCGCCCTGCACCGCCAGCGCATGGCCGCCGGCCTGCTCGATGAGCCCCACCGTCTCTTCCGCCGCCTGCCGATTGCCCCGATATTGCAGCGCGACAGACCACCCGCGTTGCGCACACAGCACCGCCGTGGCGCGACCGATACCCCGGCTCCCGCCGGTAATGACGATGGTCTTGGACATGCCGTCTCCCGATGTGTTGTTGTGTTCGCAATTGTGCCGAGATGCCGATGTTTTGGCATCGAGGGATGTGTCCGAATCCGGCGAACTCCTGCGACTCGACAGGGCTAGACTAGCTGCCGGCTTCCCCGATCACCACCATGCATCTCGACCACAACGCCTGCTACCACGCCGTGCAGTCGCGCGATCGCCGCTTCGACGGCTGGTTCTTCGTCGGTGTGACATCCACCGGCGTATATTGCCGCCCGGTTTGCGCGGTCCGCACGCCGCTGGAGAAGAACTGCCGCTTCTTCACCACGGCCGCCGCCGCCGAGCGCGCGGGTTTTCGGCCGTGCCTGCGCTGCAGGCCGGAACTGGCACCGGGCCACAGCCTGGCGGAAATGTCGTCCAACCTTGCACGGGCCGCCGCCCGCATGATCGACGAGGGCTTTCTGCAAGAGCACGACCTGGCCGCACTGGCCGCAGCCGTGGGCGTGACCGACCGCCACCTGCGCCGCATCTTCCGCGCCGAGTTCGACGTCTCGCCCATCGAATATGCGCAAACCCAGCGTCTGCTGCTCGCCAAACGGCTGCTGACCGATACCGCCATGCCCGTCGGCGATGTTGCCTTTGCAGCCGGTTTCGGGAGCGTCCGACGGCTGAACAGCGGCTTTAGCGAGCATTACGGCTTTGCTCCTACGCGCCTGCGTTCGCGCACGACGGCGCCCCGCGCCGAAGACGGCCCCACGCTCATGCTCGGCTACCGGCCGCCGTTTGCGTGGGACGCATTGCTTGCGTTTCTGCAGGCACGTGCAGTCGATGGCGTCGAGGTGGTCGACGCTGACAGCTACGCCCGCACAATTGCCGTCGACTACGGCGGCATGCGGCACATCGGCTGGCTGCACGCGCGCAATGTGCCGCAACGCCACGCAGTGGCGCTCACTTTGTCGCCCAGCCTGCTGCACGCCATGCCGCCGGTGCTGGCACGCGCGCGGCGGCTGTTTGACCTCGATTGCCGGCCCGATCTGGTCGACGCGCACCTCGGCACGCTGGCTGCCGAGACGCCCGGCCTGCGCGTGCCGGGCGCCGTGGACGGCTTCGAGATTGCCGTGCGCGCCATCGCCGGGCAGGTCATTTCGTTGGCGCAGGCGCGGCGCATTCTTTCGCGCATGACTGCCGCGTATGGCGTGCCATTGCAGCAATCGCGCGAAGGGCTGTTGGCGGCGTTCCCGAGCGCGGCTGCACTGGCGAACATCGACGCGCAGGCGCTGTCCGCGCAGACCGGTCTGCAGGCCAGCCGCGCTGCCGCCGTCGTCGAACTTGCCCGCGCCATCGACTGCGGCAGGCTGCGGCTCGAACCCCTGGTGCCGCTCGCCCCTACGCTGGCTGCCCTGCAAGCGCTGCCCGGTGTGGGCGAATGGACTGCGCAATACGTTGCCATGCGGGCGCTGAGCTGGCCGAACGCGTTTCCGCTGGGCGACTACGTCTTGCGCAAACGCCTTGCAGACGCCGACGGTACGTTGCCCGGGCGCCGCGCCATGATCGAGCGTGCCGAGCCCTGGGCGCCGTGGCGCGCGTATGCCGCCATGCATCTCTGGCACCGCGAGGTTGCGCTCCCCCAACCTGTATCGCATTGAAGAATCGACCGCCATGTACCGCCATATCTTTGCGTGCCCGCTCGGCGATCTGCTCTTGACCGCCACCGAGACTCACCTGACCGGCGCATTCTTTCCCGGCCAGAAAACGATTCCAATGAGCGTCGCGCGGATGTCGCCGGGCGCGGACATCCCGATCATCCGCGAGGCGCAGGCACAGTTCACGGCGTACTTTGCCGGCAAGCTGCACGACTTCGCTCTGCCGATGGCGCCTGAGGGCACGCCGTTCCAGCAAGACGTCTGGCACCTGCTGTGCGACATCGCATTCGGCAATCGCACCACCTACGGCCAGATCACCGCGCACCTCGGACTTTCCCGCGAGCATGCGCGCGCGGTCGGCACCGCCGTGGGCCGCAACCCGATCTCGATTGCCATCCCGTGCCACCGCGTGGTCGGCGCGGACGGCGCGCTCACAGGCTATGCCGGCGGGTTGCCCCGCAAGGCCGCGCTGCTGCGGATGGAAGGGCACCCCGCGCAGGTTGGCGAACGCCTGCCCATGCCCGGCGACGGCCGGCAAGGCTTGCTGGCGTTGCTGCCTGCATAAAAACCCAATCGCGCGGACAATGCGCGCACAACATCCCAACAACGATAACGAGACCCCCATGCGCCGCTCCGATGTGCTTGAACTCCTCACCCTCGCTGCCCTGTGGGGCGGCTCTTTCCTGTTCATGCGCGTTGCCGCGCCGCCCTTCGGACCGGTTGCATTGATCGCGTTGCGGGTGGCCATTGCCTCGTGCTTCCTCGTTCCGACGCTGGCCTTGCGCGGCGGCATGGGCGCACTGCGCACGCACTGGCCGCATCTGCTGGCGGTGGGCGTGCTGAATTCGGCCATCCCGTTCTGCCTGTTCGCCTATGCCGAACTGACACTCACGGCGGGGTTCACCTCGGTGCTCAACGCCGCGGCCCCGCTGTTTGCCGCCATCGTCGCCTTCACTTGGCTAGGTGAGCGGATGTCCTCGCTGCGCGTGCTGGGATTGGCGATCGGCTTTGTCGGCGTGATCGTGCTGGTGGGCGGGTCGTCTGTCATCGACGCAAAGCAGGGCGGCGTGGCGGTGGCTGCAGCGCTGTCGGCCACCGTGCTGTACGGCGTGGCGAGCAGCTACACCAAGCGTTTCCTGACCGGCGTACCGCCGCTGGCCGTGGCGACCGGCAGCCAAGTGGCCGCCACCATCGTGCTTGCACCGCTGGCCTACTGGCTGTGGCCGGCGCAAACGCCCACCGGCGGCGTGTGGCTGCACGTCATCGCCCTGGGTATTGCATGCACGGGCGTCGCCTACATCCTCTTCTTCCGCCTTGTTGCGCATGTGGGCCCGACGCGCGCGGTGTCGGTCACTTTCCTGATCCCGGTATTCGGTGTGCTGTGGGGCATCCTGTTCCTGGGCGAGCAACTGACGTTGAACATGGTGATTGGCTGCGC
This window contains:
- a CDS encoding DNA-3-methyladenine glycosylase 2 family protein: MHLDHNACYHAVQSRDRRFDGWFFVGVTSTGVYCRPVCAVRTPLEKNCRFFTTAAAAERAGFRPCLRCRPELAPGHSLAEMSSNLARAAARMIDEGFLQEHDLAALAAAVGVTDRHLRRIFRAEFDVSPIEYAQTQRLLLAKRLLTDTAMPVGDVAFAAGFGSVRRLNSGFSEHYGFAPTRLRSRTTAPRAEDGPTLMLGYRPPFAWDALLAFLQARAVDGVEVVDADSYARTIAVDYGGMRHIGWLHARNVPQRHAVALTLSPSLLHAMPPVLARARRLFDLDCRPDLVDAHLGTLAAETPGLRVPGAVDGFEIAVRAIAGQVISLAQARRILSRMTAAYGVPLQQSREGLLAAFPSAAALANIDAQALSAQTGLQASRAAAVVELARAIDCGRLRLEPLVPLAPTLAALQALPGVGEWTAQYVAMRALSWPNAFPLGDYVLRKRLADADGTLPGRRAMIERAEPWAPWRAYAAMHLWHREVALPQPVSH
- a CDS encoding methylated-DNA--[protein]-cysteine S-methyltransferase; the encoded protein is MYRHIFACPLGDLLLTATETHLTGAFFPGQKTIPMSVARMSPGADIPIIREAQAQFTAYFAGKLHDFALPMAPEGTPFQQDVWHLLCDIAFGNRTTYGQITAHLGLSREHARAVGTAVGRNPISIAIPCHRVVGADGALTGYAGGLPRKAALLRMEGHPAQVGERLPMPGDGRQGLLALLPA
- a CDS encoding DMT family transporter codes for the protein MRRSDVLELLTLAALWGGSFLFMRVAAPPFGPVALIALRVAIASCFLVPTLALRGGMGALRTHWPHLLAVGVLNSAIPFCLFAYAELTLTAGFTSVLNAAAPLFAAIVAFTWLGERMSSLRVLGLAIGFVGVIVLVGGSSVIDAKQGGVAVAAALSATVLYGVASSYTKRFLTGVPPLAVATGSQVAATIVLAPLAYWLWPAQTPTGGVWLHVIALGIACTGVAYILFFRLVAHVGPTRAVSVTFLIPVFGVLWGILFLGEQLTLNMVIGCAVILLGTSLSTGVFAPGKKAAANGTTPASDKDSLLRSGR
- the dapA gene encoding 4-hydroxy-tetrahydrodipicolinate synthase, giving the protein MFSGIWIPLVTPFHHGQVDTAALRQLVRHYEGAGVSGFVALGTTGEAALLSQIERYTVLETIADACGERTPFLIGVGATDTRDVCAQIRHYERWNSAGYLVPPPYYVCPSQAGLHWHYAHVAASTARPVMLYNVPKRTGVSIAPDTALALAEQPNIIAIKECVAGHFGALQDGPLDVLSGDDSALLDCLAHGGTGGILAGAHLRPELFVALVAHHRAGRIDEAKRLADALAPLAALLFAEPNPAPVKALLSAEGRIGPDTRAPILPVSESLHRRLLAAMRALEDVEADCRLRLA
- a CDS encoding SDR family oxidoreductase — protein: MSKTIVITGGSRGIGRATAVLCAQRGWSVALQYRGNRQAAEETVGLIEQAGGHALAVQGDVSSDEDVIALFEAAAGRFGALHGVVNNAGIVAEAQDVADMTTHRLRTMFETNVLGAFLVAREAARRLSTSRGGVGGSVVNVSSAASRLGSPHEYVDYAASKGAVDTMTLGLARELGRDGVRVNAVRPGLIETDIHASGGQPDRAQRLGSATPIGRPGTPQEVAETIVWLLSDGASYVTGALLDCAGGR
- the ypfJ gene encoding KPN_02809 family neutral zinc metallopeptidase, whose amino-acid sequence is MRWDDMRESDNVEDERASSGGGFGGGGMRLGIGGIAIVAVVGLLMGKNPLEILGMVMQVSQNAPTQSAPHSPARPTGETDNDRSKQLVSHVLGDTEDTWTQLFKQAGRAYQPPKLVLFRQGIRSGCGDATSAVGPFYCPADTKVYLDLGFFDELRRKFGAPGDFAAAYVVAHEVGHHVQNLLGVSEKVSRAQAGKSQAGANALSVRLELQADCLAGVWGHFAQQRGLLERGDLEQALTAAHAIGDDTLQRNAGRSVTPDAFTHGTSEQRMHWFRQGFDGGDIRQCDTFRAGADA